Part of the Candidatus Margulisiibacteriota bacterium genome is shown below.
TAAAACAGTCTCCATTAAATATAAATTACTACTATAATTCTCTCTTAGATGAAGATAAGCTTCTATTCCAGCATCAATACCCTTCTGCACATAAATAAGTTTTGCTTTCTGAATTCTTGCTAAATTACTAAATCGTTTGTCGCTAGAATTTATTACATCTGCAAAAAAACTATAAGCAGCAGCATATTCGCCGAGCTTAGTAGCGTTTATTCCCGAAAGATATTTGGCCTCAATTACTTTGTCAGCCGACGGATAGTTTTTAAACCAATAACTAAAAGCCTTTTTACTGTCTGCCCATCTAGCTCTTGAATTATATATTTTTGCTAAATTCCAAACCTCTGCCGAACTCAATTTACCCCATGCTTCTTTAGTAAAAGAATAGTCTAAAATCTCATTTCTCAAACTTTGCGCAAAGATAAAATCAGGATACATTTTAAGCAATTGCTCATATATAGGAATGGAATCTTCCCTAGAAGATAATTTAGCATAATAATACAAAGCAAAATCCTGAACTTCAGAAGTTGTTTGACTAATATTTCTCAACAAAATATAGCTTTCCATCTTTTGCTCTGTGTTAAACAATTTTCTAGCTCTAGAATAATCACTTAAAGTATCTGCAAAAGTAAAAGTTGCTAATAAAATTACAAAAAAAAGAAGGTTGGTGAGAATGTTTTTCATAACTTGATTTTCAATTACAAAACCAAATTTGTCTACAAAAAAAGGAGGCTTAACGCCTCCTTTCTAATGTTATTTGTACAATTAACTAAAATTAATCTTCAGAAATAGCGTTTACTGGACAAGTGTCAACACAGGCACCACAAGAAATACAACTTGATGCGTCGATTACTCTTTTGTCATCCGCTTCAGAGATAGCTTCTACTGGACATGAAGAATCACATGCACCACAGATAATACAATCATCACTACTAATCTTATAAACCATTCTTTACCCTCCTTTACTAACAAAATCAGAAATATGTTACGACCGCCTAAACTAAATGTCAACCTTCAAGAGGTCATCCAAACCAAAAGGCTAAACCTACCTGCATTTGACTTGTTTTTTCTATAAGAATAGAAAATTTTTCCGCATATAGTACATTCATCTTCAACAAAAATCATTTCTTGTCTAATACCACAAGACAACAACTGCTCTTTGAGGATAATTTCCAAATCAAAAAACAATTTATCATCCTTATAATTAAAGGCCGAGCTGTTATCTTTAAAAGTTTCTCTGAACTCTTCACCAACTTCATAACAACAACCTTTAGCGAAAGGAGAGACAATAACTTTCGTGAATTTATGATCACAACCCATTTCAGCTTTCATATGCTCAAGCACCCTAGGAATGATTCTCCCAAGAGTCCCCTTCCATCCGGAATGAATGGCTGCCAAAACCCCACTCTCTTCATTATAAAGACCGATCAAGGGACAATCTGCTCCTTGTACCATCAAGACAAGGTCTTTCTCGCTAGTAATCAAGGCATCTACATTATTAAGTGCACTCTCACCATTAAGGGCCCCTTTAGAGGCATCCTCCATTCCTACCACATAAAAATCTGAGGAATGACTCTGTTTCATAACAACTAAATTCTCAATTAACAAACCTAGTTTAGTGCAAATAGCTTTACGATTAGCTAAAACGTCACCTGTCCCTGCATAAAAAGAAATATTACCATCATCACGATTAGAAATGTAGTAATTAAAGCCCACTACTCTTGATAACCTTTAGACCTTTTTCTCTTTTTTCAATTAATACTCCTTCAACATCTTTTAAAGAATTAATTAATTGCAGCCCTGCCTCTGTACCCATCACAAAGATACCAGTTGCTAAGGCATCTGCTTTGGCAACATTATCGGCAACAATAGTAACGCTCAATAAATCATTAAAAACAGGATAACCTGTTTTGACATCAATGATGTGATGATATTTTTTGCCACCTTCATGTAGCCTAAAGTTCCTATAGCTACCACTTGTGGCAACACCTTTGTTCTTTAACCTCAGCATCAACATCGCGCTGTTGTTATTTTCTGGATTAACAATAATAACATCCCAACCATCACGATAAAACTCGTCACCTTTAACGTAAAGTTCTCCTCCAATTTCTACCATAAAATCCTTTTGTTCAAACTTAGTCAAAACAGCAACCAATCTGTCTACAGCATAGCCCTTAGCGATTGAAGCAAGGTCGATAGTGACGTTTTCTTTTTTCACAACGCTGTTGTCAGCAATGATTAATTTATCATAACCTACAAAGCTTAACATTGATTCAATCTCTAGTGTGGATGGATACGTATATTTATTCTCTCGTCCAAAACCCCAAAGCCGAACAAGTGGATCAACTGTCGGATCATAGTACCCATTAGTTTCTAAATACGTCTCTTTAGCTAAAGACAAAACACTATATAATTCATCACCTAAATCATATTTTACATTAACTGAAGCTGAATTTAATTTACTAACCTCGCTATTTGGTTCAAATGTTGAAAAGATAAGATTCAGCTTATACAACTCATCCTCAATCGCTACTTTCATTTCTCGCAACTTTTCAGAATTAATCAACCTAGCATAAATTACTACCTTATAAGTAGTCCCCATTGTATAACCGGAAAACTCATAGGCTTGTCTATTAAAAAATAAATATAAAAACAAGGAAAGCATAATTACTAACAAAAAAAGACTATTTATTTTTTTCTTCACTCAAATATCCTTTTTGAAAATAATACTCTCGCAGAAGCAACTTCTTCCATTTACCTAAAGTTTGACCACTTTCAAGAATAACAAGCCACTTCTCTCGTAACTGATTTTTTCTTGATAAATAATTAAAGATCATTTTATTTAAAAAATTGATACCTAAAAAACTTTTTAAAGATGGATATTTTTGAATAATCAAATGTACTGATTTTCCCATATTTTCTCTTCTGTAAATTTCTTCCACATCAGACCAGACGTGAAAATGATAATTTTCTGCTTTATCCGAATAAATTAGCTTTTTACCTTGTTTTCTTAAAAGCTCAAAGCCAAAGGCAACATCTTCCCAACCATAATTTTTGAACATTTCATCAAATCCACCAAATTCTTCAAAAAATTTCTTAGGAAAAGATAAGTTACCAGTCAAACAATAATAAAAATCTAGTCTTTGTTTATGCTTAACATGATGCGTAATATATGGTCTTCGTAAATGCTCCAAAACAGGCAAAGACTCTTTAGTTAATACCCAAGTCTTTCCTTCCACTAAAACATTAAAATCATTTTCTTGTTGAAGATTCAAATGTTCCTTCAGTAAATCTCTATGAGCAATCATGTCTGCATCAGTAATTAATACAAGTTTAGCTGACGCCTCTTTTATCCCTCTGTTTCTTGCCGAAGCCTTGCCTTCATTCTTTTGTCTGAAATATTTAAGAGAATATTTATATTTAGCTGTAACAATAAATTTATCTGTACCATCATCACTCTCACTATCCACAACAAGCACTTCATATAAATCAGGTTGGAGTGATTGGTCATTTAATGAATCCAAAACTAACTTAAGTTTATCCTTTAGATTATAAGTACCGATAACAACACTAATTTTTTTTCCCATGAATCTATTGTATTAAAACTACCCAAATTTGCAATTACTCTTTTAATATGATACTTTTAGCTATTAGGGGGATTTTCAATTATGAAAAATATTAATGTATCATACATTGATGACGTATGTTATCTTGTGATTAACGGTGACATTGAATTTAATGAATCAGAACAATTGTTAGACAAGGTTAACTCCTTAATGATAAAACCTCATCCCAAAATAGTGATTGATTTAGGAAACTGTAAATATATCGACAGTCTTGGACTAAGCACCTTTAATCGAGTCCACGAAATTTCCAAAAAAAATAACAAAAAACTAATACTTTGTAACTTAGATAAAGATTGTGAAGATATTCTGTTTATGACAACTCTTTGGAACAAAGTTCCAATCTTGAAAGACCTAAAAAGTTGTATTCAATCTGCTAACTGATAACAGATAACTGTTGCTACTGCGAATCCGCCATCATGGGAAATAGAAAGATCACACGATATATTATTCTGTTCGATAAAATCTTTTGTCTTACCAGTAAAAACCAAATAAGGACGCCCATCTTCTTCGTGTGTCACAGAGACTTCTTTCATTATTAAATCTTTAATACTAGAAACTGCCTTGAAGAATGCTTCCTTAGCTGCAAATCGAGCAGCCATTCGGTTGAGTTTTAGTGACTCATTATCCGACTTAAAGATGTAAGCTAATTCCTCTTCAGAAAAAACACGGTTTTTAAAATGCTCGTCTTTAAGAATTTCCTTAAATCTTTCTACAGAAACAACATCAATTCCAGTGGTGTATTTATTTGCCATGTTTTTTTTCATAAAGGTAAAGCTGAAACAATTCATAAGGAATAAGATACATTCTGGTAATCCTACTAGGTTCTTGTAATAATCTAAAAAACCACTCTATCCCCATTTTCTGCATCCAAAGTGGTGCTCTTTTTAACACTCCAGCAATAACATCAAAGCTCCCACCAACAGTTATTTTGATTGGCACCGCTAATTGAGCTTTATGTTTGTTAATAAAAACTTCTTGTTTAGGAAAGCCTGTACCGACAAATAAAATATCCGCGCCACTCTTGTTTATCTGCGCAACTAGCTCATTTTCTTCGTTTTCAGCGAAATAGCCATGATGACTACCAACTACGTTAAAGGAAGGAAACAACTTAGCGGTATTGCTCACAGCTTTGTCTACTATTTCTTGTTTAGCTCCTAAGTAAAAAACCTTATATTGTCTTTCTTGATTAGTGCCTAGTGCATAAATCGTATCTATTCCAGTTACTCTTTTGGTAAAACCTTTTCTGAAAACCTTTGCTAATTTAACTAAAGTGATACTATCAGGCAACAAAATATCTGCGGATTTGAGGATACCCGAAAGATAAGAATCTTTATAAGAAGCATAAAGAATCTCAGTGGTGGGAGTTATTATAAAACAACTCTGGTTTTTTCTAAGGTAATTATCAATTTCTTTAATCAGACTTTGGTAGTTTCCAGAAAAAAAAGAAAATCCTAATAAGTTATTATCCATGAATCCTTCACTTGTAAAGTATTACAATAATTTACTAGAAATAGCTGGTTTTGTCTAATGAATTATAGTTCAAAAGAACTTTATTAGAACATTTCCAATCAGCTCTGGAATAGAATCCTTCTCAACATCATCCATACAACAAGTGAGTACATTCTTCTGTGCCACCCTATCTTTATAAAGCATTACTAGCCTATTATCTGCATCTTTCACGGAAGGAAGAATCGTTTGTTTCACCATAGAAGCAAAACCTGCGCCTTTGTCTCCGTTACCTAAATAGACAAAGGGCGTTCTTGCTGCTGCACTAAAAATAAGACTATGATATCTTTGGCCAATAAAAAAATCCATCTGCTTAATATTTCCCATTAGATGACAAGGATCACCCTCTTCCAGAATGTCGATTTTTAATTTTTTCTTTAATAATGAATAGATAGGTATGTCTTCTGGATTAAAAGGCACAAATATCAAATCCACATTGGTCTTTTTTTGAAAATCGACTAAAAGATTCAAATAATGATTGGTTAATTGGCCTGACATTATATTAATCCCAACATATCCCTGATATTGATTATCTTTTTGATAAGGTTGCAATAAAAAAGCAGTATCCATCACAAAACCAATTTTTTTCTTAATTTTAAGATCATTTTTTAAATAATCAATACTGCGAAAATCTCGCGCACTAACTCTATGCGCTAAAAAAATGGCTCTCCTCAAAAGTCTTCTGCTAATAAAATGTTTTAATCTATCGAAACCTTGGGAATATAAAACCAACTTCTTTTTATACAATCTACAAAGCTCTGCCACTCCAGTATAATAAAACATGTTAAGAATACTTG
Proteins encoded:
- the pgeF gene encoding peptidoglycan editing factor PgeF: MGFNYYISNRDDGNISFYAGTGDVLANRKAICTKLGLLIENLVVMKQSHSSDFYVVGMEDASKGALNGESALNNVDALITSEKDLVLMVQGADCPLIGLYNEESGVLAAIHSGWKGTLGRIIPRVLEHMKAEMGCDHKFTKVIVSPFAKGCCYEVGEEFRETFKDNSSAFNYKDDKLFFDLEIILKEQLLSCGIRQEMIFVEDECTICGKIFYSYRKNKSNAGRFSLLVWMTS
- a CDS encoding FAD:protein FMN transferase gives rise to the protein MKKKINSLFLLVIMLSLFLYLFFNRQAYEFSGYTMGTTYKVVIYARLINSEKLREMKVAIEDELYKLNLIFSTFEPNSEVSKLNSASVNVKYDLGDELYSVLSLAKETYLETNGYYDPTVDPLVRLWGFGRENKYTYPSTLEIESMLSFVGYDKLIIADNSVVKKENVTIDLASIAKGYAVDRLVAVLTKFEQKDFMVEIGGELYVKGDEFYRDGWDVIIVNPENNNSAMLMLRLKNKGVATSGSYRNFRLHEGGKKYHHIIDVKTGYPVFNDLLSVTIVADNVAKADALATGIFVMGTEAGLQLINSLKDVEGVLIEKREKGLKVIKSSGL
- a CDS encoding polysaccharide pyruvyl transferase family protein, which gives rise to MKIGLVGFFGNNNVGDEAILRAMISQCKKYHVPIKIAVFTDSPEITKEKYDVIVFSRKKITHLIAGVNYCDLIVFSGGSLFQDQTSILNMFYYTGVAELCRLYKKKLVLYSQGFDRLKHFISRRLLRRAIFLAHRVSARDFRSIDYLKNDLKIKKKIGFVMDTAFLLQPYQKDNQYQGYVGINIMSGQLTNHYLNLLVDFQKKTNVDLIFVPFNPEDIPIYSLLKKKLKIDILEEGDPCHLMGNIKQMDFFIGQRYHSLIFSAAARTPFVYLGNGDKGAGFASMVKQTILPSVKDADNRLVMLYKDRVAQKNVLTCCMDDVEKDSIPELIGNVLIKFF
- a CDS encoding glycosyltransferase, whose protein sequence is MGKKISVVIGTYNLKDKLKLVLDSLNDQSLQPDLYEVLVVDSESDDGTDKFIVTAKYKYSLKYFRQKNEGKASARNRGIKEASAKLVLITDADMIAHRDLLKEHLNLQQENDFNVLVEGKTWVLTKESLPVLEHLRRPYITHHVKHKQRLDFYYCLTGNLSFPKKFFEEFGGFDEMFKNYGWEDVAFGFELLRKQGKKLIYSDKAENYHFHVWSDVEEIYRRENMGKSVHLIIQKYPSLKSFLGINFLNKMIFNYLSRKNQLREKWLVILESGQTLGKWKKLLLREYYFQKGYLSEEKNK
- a CDS encoding 4Fe-4S binding protein; translation: MVYKISSDDCIICGACDSSCPVEAISEADDKRVIDASSCISCGACVDTCPVNAISED
- a CDS encoding STAS domain-containing protein; this encodes MKNINVSYIDDVCYLVINGDIEFNESEQLLDKVNSLMIKPHPKIVIDLGNCKYIDSLGLSTFNRVHEISKKNNKKLILCNLDKDCEDILFMTTLWNKVPILKDLKSCIQSAN
- the acpS gene encoding holo-ACP synthase — encoded protein: MNCFSFTFMKKNMANKYTTGIDVVSVERFKEILKDEHFKNRVFSEEELAYIFKSDNESLKLNRMAARFAAKEAFFKAVSSIKDLIMKEVSVTHEEDGRPYLVFTGKTKDFIEQNNISCDLSISHDGGFAVATVICYQLAD
- a CDS encoding WecB/TagA/CpsF family glycosyltransferase, whose product is MDNNLLGFSFFSGNYQSLIKEIDNYLRKNQSCFIITPTTEILYASYKDSYLSGILKSADILLPDSITLVKLAKVFRKGFTKRVTGIDTIYALGTNQERQYKVFYLGAKQEIVDKAVSNTAKLFPSFNVVGSHHGYFAENEENELVAQINKSGADILFVGTGFPKQEVFINKHKAQLAVPIKITVGGSFDVIAGVLKRAPLWMQKMGIEWFFRLLQEPSRITRMYLIPYELFQLYLYEKKHGK